Proteins found in one Bremerella volcania genomic segment:
- a CDS encoding family 10 glycosylhydrolase: protein MLERLVQGSPGRQHSDRLRPHANKKFAWRLASFCALLIALSATARSHAQTDGPVETIRSTLRIAWGGSSEKRWRGNISLTAGKIRLVHLLGMEADEARAVQPDRGRIEINHLTPRIYDGFDVQIEAPPGAQLTIQLSGSPTDQIAPISIPVASLLQQPYQAALDDQGSRILVQRAPGDIIRAELYRDHLVFSPQEALRASITGYRTQFPTGTTVETLVRLRPARSGRSIWEKKFTNTVDVEGKIDLGEAVEVEVPAEEGVYELAITMTEQRLSSLVFASKPTHQRILQFVVVDPQLQYVPSSEEPRMLASFDPTHADWWPRLSKLASYNPWTKSKTSELHNNLTKTIDHNDRKWQQLQPGGWHAYPLPIETMGTPLVVEIEYPTDMAQSLGISIVEPDAAGMITPIGIDSGVEVPQPQPGDKPGEAKHRIVFWPRTSTPMVLLTCRDAELPSTFGRISVLAGRPVMPGSEAESPDGTPSSDDDRLAIAFWDKPLFAKGFGAPEDLNTASNRSLEDWLTFLEGSNRVVEHMKRVGFNAACISVMSEGGALYPSPHFRSTPKFDKGLFFDDGRDPFKKDVAELLFRQFDRANLRLIPAMELNSPIVRLEEARVNSADPNYAAPLNHLGQPAMDQLGSSVGEGAYYNPLNEDVQQAISDLVLDFVSRYGHHPSFAGISLNLDGDGYAILPGPQWGMDENTLLLFAQTLPAVQQQVFANLPGDVMTRSNWVLQEHEEDWLKWRGQRMFQLHARLATILRSANSNAVLYLNTAGCFHGPHAKLRLTPELPRTVTTTDVLLELGIDAKRYKAHPNIALLETNFVRPKGNEKRARWYAHYQAAREEEVSYGDEDNRSVLHFHVPDTLHVAGFDQAKPFGRDGTFTWIASQFAGSGAEVRRPLVEHLAQEDDLSIFYGGWMVPMGQDQSLHEFLSVYKLLPRGNYHRLNVPQSQPLVIRKLSTGSETTLYFVNPTPWDLNASLTVQLPSNGVITPLASSQISRGPQPKGESQWSITIPAYGLIACKVNVYDVAITGAKVYLPTGVMRTMREKLDALALRLRSIRSMPPVAILSNGDFEQASSGGAIPGWTVSNQPGTTIGLEKVKVYEGLQSLRMQSNGQVVWARSEEIEIPDSRRMMLKMHLMNDGRNIQPNLRIVLDGYIGNQNVYRPVSVGSGTPFPLQSEWSEFAYPVLDLPPELERAKIGFDMMGEGNVLVDRIEVYDVAFRDNEINQLNKLVTLAYAKYQQADVGDCHRLLGSYWVKFLERHVPISPALAQQLEQTRAASMAQKNAPPEEPKAKTWLETFRSYTPRLPRFQ, encoded by the coding sequence ATGCTGGAACGACTGGTACAGGGAAGTCCCGGCCGACAGCACTCCGATCGTCTGCGCCCTCACGCGAATAAGAAGTTCGCCTGGCGGCTTGCGTCGTTCTGTGCGCTGTTGATTGCGCTGTCGGCAACTGCCAGGTCGCACGCTCAAACGGATGGACCGGTCGAGACCATTCGCAGTACGTTGCGCATCGCCTGGGGTGGTTCTTCCGAGAAACGCTGGCGAGGCAACATCTCGTTGACTGCTGGCAAGATTCGCCTGGTCCATCTACTGGGGATGGAAGCGGACGAAGCCAGGGCCGTACAACCGGATCGAGGGCGGATCGAGATTAACCATCTCACCCCGCGTATCTACGATGGGTTCGATGTGCAGATCGAAGCACCCCCTGGCGCTCAACTCACCATTCAACTTTCAGGCAGTCCTACCGATCAGATCGCGCCGATTTCGATCCCGGTGGCGTCGCTACTTCAGCAGCCCTACCAGGCAGCACTCGATGACCAGGGCTCCAGGATCCTGGTGCAGCGTGCTCCCGGGGATATCATCCGGGCCGAACTCTATCGCGATCACCTGGTCTTCTCTCCCCAAGAGGCATTACGAGCCAGCATTACCGGCTATCGAACGCAATTCCCCACCGGAACGACGGTGGAAACATTGGTACGCTTGCGCCCGGCGCGTTCCGGTCGATCGATCTGGGAAAAGAAGTTCACCAATACGGTGGATGTCGAAGGTAAGATCGACCTGGGCGAGGCGGTCGAAGTCGAAGTGCCGGCGGAAGAAGGGGTTTACGAACTCGCCATCACGATGACCGAGCAGCGGCTCAGTAGCCTGGTGTTCGCATCGAAGCCGACGCACCAGCGCATTCTTCAGTTTGTCGTCGTCGATCCCCAATTGCAGTACGTTCCCAGCAGCGAAGAACCGCGTATGCTGGCTTCCTTCGATCCGACCCATGCCGACTGGTGGCCCCGACTCTCGAAACTGGCTTCGTACAATCCCTGGACGAAATCGAAGACGTCGGAGCTGCATAACAATTTGACCAAGACGATCGATCATAACGATCGTAAATGGCAACAGCTTCAGCCTGGTGGTTGGCATGCGTATCCTTTGCCGATCGAGACCATGGGGACGCCGCTGGTCGTCGAGATAGAATACCCGACCGATATGGCTCAGAGCCTGGGGATCAGCATTGTCGAGCCGGACGCAGCCGGCATGATCACCCCGATCGGAATCGATTCCGGCGTCGAGGTTCCTCAGCCACAGCCGGGGGATAAGCCAGGTGAAGCGAAGCATCGAATCGTCTTCTGGCCGCGTACGAGCACACCCATGGTGCTGCTGACATGTCGCGATGCCGAGTTGCCATCGACCTTCGGTCGTATTAGCGTGTTGGCAGGCCGACCGGTCATGCCGGGTAGCGAAGCCGAAAGTCCGGACGGTACCCCGTCATCCGACGATGACCGTCTAGCGATCGCCTTTTGGGACAAGCCGTTGTTTGCCAAGGGATTCGGTGCGCCGGAAGATTTGAACACGGCATCGAATCGATCGCTGGAAGACTGGCTCACGTTCCTGGAAGGGAGCAATCGGGTCGTCGAGCATATGAAGCGCGTCGGTTTCAATGCCGCGTGCATCAGCGTGATGAGCGAAGGAGGAGCCCTGTACCCGAGCCCGCACTTCCGCTCGACCCCCAAGTTCGACAAGGGGTTGTTCTTTGATGACGGTCGCGATCCCTTCAAGAAGGACGTCGCCGAACTTTTGTTCCGACAGTTTGATCGAGCGAACCTGCGACTCATTCCGGCGATGGAATTGAACTCGCCGATCGTCCGCCTGGAAGAAGCCCGGGTGAATTCGGCCGATCCCAACTATGCCGCGCCGTTGAATCACCTCGGTCAGCCGGCGATGGACCAACTTGGTTCATCGGTCGGGGAAGGTGCCTACTACAATCCATTGAATGAAGACGTGCAGCAGGCAATCAGCGACCTGGTGCTCGACTTTGTTTCGCGCTACGGCCATCACCCATCGTTCGCGGGAATTTCGTTGAACCTGGATGGCGACGGGTACGCGATATTGCCGGGGCCTCAATGGGGCATGGATGAGAATACGCTGTTATTATTCGCCCAGACACTGCCTGCGGTACAGCAGCAAGTTTTCGCGAATCTGCCTGGCGATGTGATGACCCGCAGTAACTGGGTACTGCAGGAACACGAAGAAGATTGGCTCAAGTGGCGCGGCCAACGGATGTTCCAGCTGCATGCCCGTCTGGCAACCATTTTGCGAAGTGCGAACTCGAATGCCGTGTTGTATCTGAACACGGCCGGCTGCTTCCACGGACCGCATGCCAAGCTGCGTCTGACGCCGGAGCTTCCCCGCACGGTCACCACGACCGACGTGCTGTTGGAACTGGGCATCGATGCCAAGCGTTACAAGGCGCACCCCAACATTGCCTTGCTGGAAACCAACTTCGTTCGTCCGAAAGGGAACGAGAAGCGAGCCCGTTGGTACGCTCACTACCAGGCCGCACGCGAAGAAGAGGTTTCCTACGGCGACGAAGACAACCGCAGCGTGTTGCACTTCCACGTGCCTGATACGTTGCATGTCGCCGGTTTCGATCAAGCCAAGCCCTTCGGACGGGACGGAACGTTTACTTGGATCGCTTCGCAGTTTGCTGGTAGCGGTGCCGAAGTGCGGCGTCCGCTGGTCGAGCACTTGGCCCAGGAAGACGACCTCTCCATCTTCTACGGCGGGTGGATGGTTCCGATGGGACAGGACCAGTCGCTGCATGAATTCCTGTCAGTCTACAAGCTGCTGCCGCGTGGCAACTACCATCGCTTGAATGTGCCGCAATCGCAGCCGCTGGTGATTCGTAAGCTATCGACCGGCAGCGAAACGACCCTCTACTTCGTCAACCCAACACCCTGGGATTTGAATGCATCTCTCACGGTGCAGCTTCCCAGCAATGGTGTGATTACTCCGCTGGCAAGCAGCCAGATATCTCGCGGTCCACAACCCAAGGGAGAAAGCCAATGGAGCATCACGATCCCGGCGTATGGTCTGATTGCCTGTAAGGTAAACGTCTACGACGTCGCCATCACCGGGGCCAAGGTCTACTTGCCGACCGGCGTGATGCGAACGATGCGTGAGAAGCTCGATGCCCTGGCGCTACGCCTGCGAAGCATTCGGTCCATGCCCCCCGTTGCAATCCTTTCCAACGGCGACTTCGAACAGGCCTCCAGCGGCGGCGCGATCCCCGGTTGGACGGTCAGCAATCAGCCAGGCACGACGATTGGCCTCGAGAAAGTAAAGGTCTACGAAGGCCTGCAATCGCTGCGAATGCAAAGCAACGGCCAGGTCGTCTGGGCACGAAGCGAGGAAATCGAAATCCCCGATAGTCGGCGAATGATGCTCAAGATGCATCTGATGAACGACGGACGCAACATTCAGCCGAACCTGCGGATCGTGTTGGATGGATACATCGGCAATCAAAACGTTTACCGGCCGGTCTCGGTCGGTTCCGGCACACCGTTTCCGCTGCAATCGGAATGGAGCGAGTTCGCTTACCCAGTGCTCGATCTGCCGCCAGAGTTGGAACGCGCGAAGATCGGCTTCGACATGATGGGTGAGGGGAACGTCCTGGTCGATCGGATCGAAGTCTACGATGTCGCCTTCCGCGATAACGAAATCAACCAGCTCAACAAGTTGGTAACGCTGGCCTATGCCAAGTACCAACAGGCCGACGTCGGAGATTGCCATCGTCTGCTGGGTAGCTACTGGGTGAAGTTCTTAGAACGTCACGTTCCCATTTCGCCGGCACTTGCCCAGCAATTGGAGCAAACCCGCGCGGCATCGATGGCCCAGAAGAATGCCCCTCCCGAAGAGCCCAAGGCGAAGACCTGGCTCGAGACCTTCCGCAGCTACACGCCGCGTCTTCCCCGTTTCCAATAG
- a CDS encoding sulfatase-like hydrolase/transferase produces MRRALVLVVDGWGAGFLGCYGNSWLDTPALDQWACQSVLFEQCLSECPAPLDLYPHLFEGSHPVGPVEPNGLMSALTDADIPVHLLSDDPRLLALRETTRLTSVETFPEVADVAAASPEETTLARFAGVLLDWLEEPAREEIIWAHARGMLGPWDAPYSFREDLADEEDPAPPTIVHPPFERENREFDSDHVLGITQAYAGQVTVLDMLLGELLATIEELPEDEQPLVVLTSTGGYPLGLHGQIGRDDDSTVRLYSDTLHVPLLIRQPGGKDGLARCQGLARLGDILPTIAQAFGLETASQEGLNLLEAQLRDEREFVLCGLADQRCFRCDHWSLRYHLPDLETPLDEIDIHQIVTELFVKPDDRWDVNNVADRCKNIAETGLQTAIALEHAYRNNLPLPEMPDELRLVVQ; encoded by the coding sequence GTGCGTCGCGCGCTGGTATTGGTGGTTGATGGTTGGGGAGCCGGGTTTCTCGGTTGTTACGGGAACTCGTGGCTCGATACGCCGGCGCTCGATCAATGGGCTTGTCAGTCGGTCCTCTTCGAGCAGTGTCTGTCCGAGTGCCCCGCCCCGCTGGACCTCTATCCGCATCTTTTCGAAGGCTCGCATCCGGTTGGTCCCGTCGAGCCTAACGGCCTGATGAGTGCTTTGACCGATGCCGACATTCCGGTTCATCTACTATCAGACGATCCACGCTTGCTCGCACTGCGGGAGACGACGCGTCTCACGTCGGTCGAAACGTTTCCCGAGGTTGCCGATGTCGCGGCGGCTTCGCCGGAAGAGACGACCCTTGCCCGCTTCGCCGGGGTCCTTCTCGATTGGCTGGAAGAACCGGCCCGCGAGGAAATCATCTGGGCTCATGCCCGGGGAATGCTCGGGCCGTGGGATGCCCCGTATAGCTTTCGGGAAGACCTCGCCGACGAAGAAGACCCTGCTCCGCCGACGATAGTGCATCCTCCCTTTGAACGCGAAAACCGCGAATTCGATTCGGACCATGTGCTGGGCATCACCCAGGCCTACGCTGGCCAGGTCACCGTGCTCGACATGCTGCTTGGGGAACTGCTGGCGACGATTGAAGAACTGCCGGAAGATGAACAACCACTGGTCGTGTTGACCTCGACCGGTGGTTACCCGCTCGGACTGCACGGTCAGATTGGCCGCGATGACGATTCGACCGTCCGTCTCTATAGCGATACGCTGCACGTGCCGCTGTTGATTCGTCAGCCAGGTGGAAAGGATGGGCTGGCCCGCTGCCAAGGCCTGGCACGGCTCGGGGACATTCTGCCCACGATCGCACAGGCGTTCGGACTTGAAACGGCCTCGCAGGAAGGTCTCAATCTGTTGGAAGCCCAACTAAGGGACGAGCGCGAATTCGTTCTGTGCGGCCTGGCCGACCAGCGATGCTTCCGCTGCGATCATTGGAGTCTGCGATATCATCTGCCAGACCTGGAAACGCCGCTGGATGAAATCGACATTCATCAGATCGTGACCGAGCTGTTCGTCAAGCCGGACGATCGCTGGGATGTGAACAACGTCGCCGACCGCTGCAAGAATATCGCCGAGACAGGTCTTCAAACGGCGATTGCTCTGGAGCATGCCTATCGCAACAATCTACCCCTGCCAGAGATGCCGGACGAACTACGCTTGGTCGTGCAGTAG
- a CDS encoding O-antigen ligase family protein, whose product MTAIVAIFVLVGLVWGTILATRGNLLMACVGLLVATATAGVYFLQFDLGGITLSIDRLAIVGLAAAFVLQWKMGKVEVRPWMTIDTVIAILFGVLFFNTFTHDFRNIEPGQVPPVQHLINGYLIPLSVYIVARNLKYDEKQIDWFLMAMTAFGVYLAVIGIMEGLGLYGFVFPRYIADPKIGLHFGRARGPMVQSVSYGVYLCGCLLTTCLLWTRASNKWKWFIFSLIPLFLAAIFFTKTRTVWAGCGLSLMAGIFLTMQGKTRTVLLTGMVACGLLAVVAKSDAIMGLQREGSVQDTRRSVSMRASFTYVSWEMFVDRPILGHGFSQFKKAKLPYLADRNVDLVLESIRDYDHHNTFLSVLCDLGLMGFIPFLAMYGMWLRNGWRQARSNSPGWAKAVGTLGVGVVLIAFCQMIGHEITFMPYDHLLIFLVAGMNASLAYDFGLVKRPERTTPPTAWQPQAAARG is encoded by the coding sequence ATGACCGCCATTGTTGCCATCTTCGTTCTCGTCGGCCTGGTATGGGGAACCATCCTGGCCACGCGCGGCAACTTGCTGATGGCATGCGTCGGTCTGCTGGTGGCAACGGCGACTGCTGGCGTCTACTTTCTGCAATTCGATCTGGGTGGCATCACCCTGTCGATCGACCGCCTGGCGATTGTCGGCCTGGCTGCCGCATTTGTCTTGCAGTGGAAGATGGGCAAGGTGGAAGTCCGTCCCTGGATGACGATCGATACGGTGATCGCCATCTTATTCGGCGTGCTGTTCTTCAACACATTTACCCACGACTTCCGCAATATCGAGCCAGGCCAGGTTCCGCCGGTTCAGCACTTGATCAATGGCTACCTGATTCCCCTGTCGGTTTATATCGTCGCGCGAAACCTGAAGTACGACGAAAAACAGATCGACTGGTTCCTGATGGCGATGACCGCGTTTGGCGTTTATCTGGCGGTGATCGGGATCATGGAAGGCCTGGGCCTGTATGGCTTCGTCTTTCCTCGTTACATTGCCGATCCGAAGATTGGTTTGCACTTCGGTCGTGCTCGCGGTCCGATGGTTCAATCGGTGAGCTACGGCGTTTACTTGTGCGGATGTCTACTGACGACCTGCCTGCTCTGGACGCGGGCGTCGAACAAGTGGAAGTGGTTCATCTTCAGCCTGATACCCTTGTTCCTGGCGGCAATCTTTTTCACCAAGACACGAACCGTCTGGGCGGGCTGCGGCTTGAGCCTGATGGCTGGCATCTTTTTGACTATGCAAGGGAAGACACGAACCGTACTTCTCACCGGCATGGTTGCCTGTGGTCTCCTGGCCGTGGTTGCCAAGTCGGACGCGATCATGGGGCTGCAGCGTGAAGGCTCGGTCCAAGATACGCGTCGTTCGGTCAGCATGCGAGCCAGCTTCACGTATGTCTCGTGGGAGATGTTCGTCGATCGGCCCATCCTGGGACATGGTTTCAGTCAGTTTAAGAAAGCGAAACTGCCGTACCTGGCCGACCGCAACGTCGATCTGGTGCTCGAATCGATTCGTGACTACGACCATCACAACACGTTCCTCAGCGTGCTGTGCGACCTGGGCCTGATGGGTTTCATTCCGTTTTTAGCCATGTATGGAATGTGGCTGCGAAACGGCTGGCGTCAGGCCCGCAGCAATTCGCCTGGCTGGGCGAAAGCGGTTGGAACGCTGGGCGTCGGCGTGGTCCTGATCGCATTCTGCCAGATGATTGGTCACGAGATTACCTTCATGCCTTACGACCATCTGTTGATCTTCCTGGTCGCCGGTATGAACGCTTCCCTGGCTTACGACTTTGGCCTGGTGAAACGCCCCGAGCGAACCACCCCACCCACTGCCTGGCAACCCCAGGCCGCCGCGCGAGGTTAA
- a CDS encoding WecB/TagA/CpsF family glycosyltransferase encodes MSSDRIEMFGIEIDSLRMTGAVDRLMTWLNSETEATCRFVVTPNVDHTVLLQTSAPLRDAYADADLVLADGWPVVLASRMFGKSLPERVTGSDLIPALFRAADDSAPLKTFLLGAAPGVAQRAAVNVHKQYPNVQIVGTYSPPLGFENDVEENRQILERIADAQPQLLVIGLGAPKQELWIHKVRHQVAAKVAVCAGATIDFLAGEKSRAPKWMQRTGLEWAYRIGTDPKRLAKRYAKDAVVFPRILWNEWMKPGLRSPDFSK; translated from the coding sequence ATGAGTTCTGACCGCATTGAAATGTTTGGAATCGAGATCGATTCGCTCCGCATGACGGGTGCCGTTGATCGGTTGATGACCTGGCTCAATAGCGAAACGGAGGCAACGTGCCGTTTCGTCGTTACCCCCAACGTCGATCACACGGTGCTGCTGCAAACCAGTGCTCCCCTGCGTGATGCCTACGCAGACGCCGACCTGGTGCTGGCCGACGGATGGCCGGTGGTGCTGGCTTCGCGGATGTTCGGCAAGTCCCTTCCCGAACGTGTCACCGGAAGCGACTTGATCCCGGCCCTGTTTCGTGCGGCGGACGATTCGGCGCCGCTGAAGACCTTCCTGCTGGGCGCTGCTCCTGGGGTGGCTCAGCGAGCGGCAGTCAACGTTCACAAGCAGTATCCCAACGTGCAGATCGTCGGCACGTACAGCCCGCCCCTGGGCTTCGAGAACGACGTGGAAGAAAATCGGCAGATTTTGGAACGCATTGCCGATGCCCAGCCGCAGCTGCTGGTGATCGGTCTGGGGGCCCCCAAGCAAGAGCTTTGGATCCACAAGGTCCGTCACCAGGTGGCCGCCAAAGTGGCAGTCTGTGCCGGGGCCACGATCGACTTTCTGGCCGGCGAAAAGAGCCGTGCTCCCAAGTGGATGCAGCGAACCGGCTTGGAATGGGCGTACCGCATCGGCACCGATCCTAAACGTCTGGCCAAACGCTATGCAAAGGACGCAGTCGTCTTTCCACGCATTCTCTGGAACGAATGGATGAAGCCAGGCCTGCGGAGCCCCGACTTTTCCAAATAG
- a CDS encoding GumC domain-containing protein, translating to MFNPADILFALIHYRLRWIIPMVLVATAALAYAVIKPNSWEATQSIVLRDEAVSSLGRPGQFSRVEDMKHAQETVLQLTRSREVIQEALTQLGAPANRWSTSAWPSKDDIATARKSISVHSPSGTEFGTTEMLYITVEADTPERAKKLNQLICAQLDQQLGEMRNSRALSLVEELSYREQQADQALTGVTNRLSEMEEEVGTDLAELRILNEVGSGNGNLREQMVQIKNELRTALANQQSSQRLLEILEAAQQNASELIATPNQLLDSQPALRRMKEGLIDAQLRSAQLQGIRTESHPGVVAAHHAEEEIRGHLHQEIAVAIRSLSADRSVNASRIAQLQTMLDDVSGRMTKLASLRAGYNNLVAEVREKNNKLTQIRTDLADARSSVEAATTTTLITKVSTPEVSDYPVGPSRKAIAGAGVVGGLALGLGILFLTVPISDASSAQPASSAGSANNASGAAGHPAPVAGHGLSLKEALFNLAHRNPSTN from the coding sequence ATGTTCAACCCGGCCGACATCCTCTTCGCCCTTATTCACTATCGCTTGCGTTGGATCATTCCTATGGTCCTGGTCGCCACCGCGGCACTAGCGTACGCCGTGATTAAGCCGAACTCCTGGGAGGCCACGCAAAGCATCGTCCTGCGTGATGAAGCGGTCAGCAGCTTAGGCCGACCGGGGCAATTCTCCCGAGTCGAAGACATGAAGCACGCCCAGGAAACGGTACTCCAACTGACGCGTTCGCGAGAGGTGATTCAGGAGGCACTGACCCAACTGGGGGCACCGGCCAATCGCTGGTCGACGTCTGCCTGGCCGAGCAAAGACGACATCGCTACCGCTCGCAAATCGATAAGCGTTCACTCCCCCAGCGGCACCGAATTCGGTACGACCGAAATGCTGTACATCACCGTCGAAGCCGACACGCCAGAGCGTGCGAAAAAGCTGAACCAACTGATCTGCGCCCAGCTCGATCAGCAACTGGGTGAAATGCGAAACAGCCGTGCTTTGAGCCTCGTGGAAGAACTCAGCTATCGCGAACAACAAGCCGACCAGGCCCTGACCGGCGTGACCAATCGGCTTTCGGAGATGGAAGAAGAAGTCGGCACCGACCTGGCCGAACTGCGTATCCTGAACGAAGTCGGCTCAGGCAACGGCAACCTTCGCGAACAGATGGTACAGATCAAGAACGAACTGCGAACCGCCTTGGCCAATCAGCAAAGCTCGCAGCGACTGCTGGAGATCTTGGAAGCGGCCCAGCAAAACGCGAGTGAACTGATTGCCACTCCCAACCAGTTGCTCGATTCGCAACCGGCCCTGCGCCGGATGAAAGAGGGTCTGATCGACGCACAACTTCGCTCGGCTCAATTGCAAGGAATTCGTACTGAAAGTCACCCTGGCGTCGTCGCGGCTCATCATGCCGAAGAAGAGATCCGCGGTCACCTGCACCAGGAAATCGCCGTCGCCATTCGCAGCCTGAGCGCCGACCGAAGCGTGAACGCCAGCCGCATTGCTCAACTTCAAACGATGCTCGACGACGTCAGCGGCCGAATGACCAAGCTGGCTTCGCTACGTGCCGGGTACAACAACCTGGTGGCGGAAGTACGCGAGAAGAACAACAAGCTGACGCAAATCCGCACCGACCTGGCCGACGCTCGATCGTCGGTCGAAGCGGCAACCACCACCACGCTGATCACCAAAGTGAGCACTCCGGAAGTGAGCGACTATCCGGTCGGTCCTTCCCGCAAGGCGATCGCCGGAGCCGGCGTTGTCGGTGGGCTGGCCTTGGGGCTGGGAATTCTGTTTCTGACCGTCCCGATCTCGGACGCATCATCGGCACAACCCGCATCTTCGGCAGGCTCCGCGAACAATGCATCCGGTGCGGCTGGGCATCCTGCTCCTGTGGCGGGGCATGGCCTATCTTTGAAGGAAGCTTTGTTCAACCTCGCACATCGCAACCCTTCAACCAACTGA
- a CDS encoding GNAT family N-acetyltransferase: MHVERFSDPQSVESLRSAWNALAGNVPFRTYDWMMSWWKHYGDGHQLFVVGVFDNDGLIGLAPWYKAAGKTGGRTLRFLGDGEVCSDYLDILITPDDPNRVAPLLVDWLQEALTTSNAWDAMEWDNLEKGTPIAAELSQRMMHCQAMVHRLPGLNCWRLELPETWYDFEMQQSKSHRKQIRRQISRVLDTDRCQLHVCDSTTSLDAAMPILIDLHMRRRKSLDQPGCFADDRFTKFLYEAASHMMADGKCEILWLDLDDVPIAAEIHFPCQDIAYAYQAGIDPDRLSDEPGSLMQIAVIRRAIEQGKTAVDFLRGDEPYKAHWRAEPRACETIRIVPNTTFGLIRQGIWTTKTQVKSWLKASLGKNE; this comes from the coding sequence ATGCACGTCGAACGGTTTTCAGATCCACAATCGGTCGAATCCTTGCGGTCTGCCTGGAACGCACTGGCTGGCAATGTGCCCTTTCGCACTTACGACTGGATGATGTCGTGGTGGAAGCACTATGGGGACGGTCATCAGTTGTTCGTCGTCGGTGTGTTTGACAATGACGGACTGATTGGACTGGCGCCTTGGTACAAAGCCGCCGGAAAAACGGGCGGACGTACGCTTCGCTTTCTCGGAGATGGTGAAGTGTGCAGTGACTATCTCGATATCCTGATTACCCCGGATGACCCGAATCGCGTCGCTCCGCTATTGGTCGATTGGCTACAGGAAGCCCTGACGACCTCCAATGCGTGGGATGCGATGGAGTGGGACAACCTGGAAAAAGGAACACCCATCGCGGCCGAGTTGAGTCAGCGGATGATGCATTGTCAGGCGATGGTGCACCGATTACCGGGACTCAACTGCTGGCGACTCGAACTACCAGAGACCTGGTACGACTTCGAGATGCAGCAGTCCAAGTCGCATCGCAAACAGATCCGACGACAAATCAGTCGCGTGCTCGATACCGATCGCTGCCAGCTGCACGTGTGCGACAGTACGACGAGCCTGGACGCTGCCATGCCGATTCTGATCGACCTGCACATGCGCCGGCGCAAGTCGCTCGATCAGCCCGGCTGCTTTGCCGACGATCGTTTCACGAAGTTCTTGTACGAAGCTGCCAGCCACATGATGGCCGACGGCAAGTGCGAGATTCTCTGGCTCGATCTGGACGACGTGCCGATCGCCGCCGAGATTCACTTCCCCTGCCAAGACATCGCGTACGCCTATCAGGCAGGCATCGATCCCGATCGCCTGAGTGACGAACCAGGCAGCTTGATGCAGATCGCCGTCATTCGCCGTGCGATAGAACAAGGCAAGACTGCCGTCGACTTCCTGCGGGGTGATGAACCGTACAAAGCCCATTGGCGAGCCGAGCCACGAGCCTGCGAGACGATCCGCATCGTGCCAAATACGACCTTTGGATTGATCCGACAGGGGATCTGGACGACGAAAACCCAGGTAAAAAGCTGGCTCAAAGCGTCGCTCGGAAAGAACGAATAA
- a CDS encoding polysaccharide deacetylase family protein: MQRLKEHLIDGYYAATWPWRARFRQVRARVGLAPVMVLFYHRVADQNLNDWTITNDGFRRHLDWLEANLEVVTLAEAQRRIALRCNPRACVAITFDDGYGENCDKAIGELIQRNMPATYFVTLGNVLSGQPFPHDAKLGIETRPNTIDQLREMAASGVIEIGGHSRTHPDVGAIRDADMLHDEVIAATQELASLIDQPIRYFAFPFGQHANLNDAAINMLRANGILGFCSAYGGYNFPGDDPYHIQRIHGDPELSRLRNWMTIDPRKLNGVKRYQPRYVKQTVAVGGDA, encoded by the coding sequence ATGCAGCGACTGAAAGAACACCTGATCGACGGCTACTACGCCGCGACCTGGCCCTGGCGAGCCCGGTTCCGCCAGGTCCGCGCGCGGGTTGGTCTTGCGCCGGTGATGGTCCTTTTCTATCACCGCGTTGCCGATCAGAATCTGAACGACTGGACGATCACCAACGACGGGTTTCGCCGACACCTCGATTGGCTAGAGGCCAACCTGGAAGTGGTGACCCTGGCCGAAGCCCAGCGCCGCATTGCTCTGCGATGCAACCCACGCGCCTGCGTCGCGATTACCTTCGACGACGGCTACGGTGAGAACTGCGATAAGGCCATCGGCGAGCTGATTCAACGGAACATGCCGGCCACTTACTTCGTGACGCTGGGCAACGTATTAAGTGGCCAGCCGTTTCCTCACGATGCGAAGCTGGGGATCGAGACCCGACCCAATACGATCGACCAACTGCGTGAGATGGCAGCCAGTGGCGTGATCGAGATCGGTGGGCATTCGCGAACCCATCCTGACGTGGGCGCGATTCGTGATGCAGACATGCTACACGACGAAGTGATTGCGGCGACCCAGGAGTTGGCATCGTTGATCGATCAGCCGATTCGCTATTTCGCGTTTCCGTTTGGCCAGCATGCCAATCTGAATGACGCGGCGATCAACATGCTGCGTGCCAACGGCATCCTTGGGTTTTGTTCCGCTTACGGCGGCTACAACTTTCCCGGCGACGATCCGTACCACATCCAGCGAATTCATGGCGATCCGGAACTCTCGCGTCTGCGTAACTGGATGACGATCGATCCCCGTAAATTGAACGGCGTGAAACGTTATCAACCTCGCTATGTCAAACAGACCGTGGCGGTCGGAGGAGACGCATGA